Proteins encoded within one genomic window of Sphaerotilus montanus:
- a CDS encoding type III restriction-modification system endonuclease, whose protein sequence is MKLLFESDLLYQQAAIDAICGLFRGQEVCRSEFTVTASTFASGTQASFEGRQFTESGGVGNALRLLQDEEISENLAAIQLQNGLKPTGPLPDKAPLDFTVEMETGTGKTYVYLRTVFELNRRYGFTKFVVVVPSVAIKEGVNKTLQITREHFESLYPGAKGYEFFQYDSARLGQVRNFATSPNIQIMVITVGAINKFGDEQEAAEEEADEALRREKSKNVIYRASEKTGGEKPIDLVRGTRPILIVDEPQSVDGGIDGRGRRAMARMHPLCTLRYSATHVDKYHMVYRLDAVDAYEQKLVKQIEVASATVEQGFNRPYVKLLGVTNKRGVITATVELDVQRRTGHVQREVVVVQDGDDLEQTTGRALYTHLRIGTIRAAKKDELLELHVPGGQSYLRLDDSWGGTEPLAIEREMIRRTIKEHFDKEKRLRPMGIKVLSLFFIDAVDKYRQYDAQGQAHKGVYATIFEEEYRRLAGHPDYRELFPGVDLSVAADEVHNGYFSIDKKKVGGKSVEVFKDTRGDTATDNDTYQLIMRDKERLLSFASPLKFIFSHSALKEGWDNPNVFQICNFSTRETERWRRQTIGRGLRLCVNQEGQRLRGFDVNTLTVIANESYQQFADSLQKEIEADGFQFGVVPDHLFAGVSVLQPGGTQQPLGFDASKMLTEHLRKLKMIDAKGKVQDSLRQAIKAGVLSLPPEVEAQRSQILEMLRKVTGKLEIRNADERRSVPVRRAVLDSPEFKALWDRVKYKTTYRVEFDNDKLVRDCTYAISQAAPVSKTRLQWRKAGMEIGEAGVTAVERKGSELVVLHDSDIELPDLLTELQNRTQLTRRSIAKMLVDSGRLDDFKRNPQQFIETVADAINRCKRLALVDGIRYVRLGDAHYYAQTLFEKEELTGYLRNLVSDTEKSVYQSVVCDSNTERDFAEELERNSDIKVYAKLPGWFKVPTPLGSYNPDWAVLVTTPEGDRLYFVVETKSTLDGFDHRRDEAAKMDCGAAHFKALKEMNESPAVYGKFSSVSGLIQQVQSSVGDQQS, encoded by the coding sequence ATGAAACTCCTTTTCGAATCCGACTTGCTGTACCAGCAGGCGGCCATTGACGCCATCTGCGGCCTGTTCCGCGGCCAGGAGGTGTGCCGCTCCGAGTTCACAGTGACGGCCAGCACCTTCGCTTCAGGCACGCAGGCATCGTTCGAAGGCCGGCAGTTCACCGAGTCTGGCGGTGTCGGTAACGCTCTCAGGTTGCTACAGGACGAGGAGATCAGCGAGAACCTTGCGGCCATCCAACTCCAGAACGGCCTGAAACCGACCGGCCCGCTGCCCGACAAGGCGCCGCTCGATTTCACCGTCGAGATGGAAACCGGCACCGGAAAAACCTACGTCTACCTGCGCACGGTGTTCGAACTGAACCGCCGCTATGGCTTCACCAAGTTCGTGGTGGTCGTGCCCTCAGTGGCGATCAAGGAAGGCGTCAACAAGACGCTCCAGATCACCCGAGAGCATTTCGAGTCGCTTTATCCCGGCGCCAAGGGCTATGAGTTTTTCCAGTACGACTCGGCCCGGCTCGGCCAGGTGCGCAACTTCGCGACCAGCCCGAACATTCAGATCATGGTCATCACAGTCGGTGCCATCAACAAGTTCGGCGATGAGCAGGAAGCCGCCGAGGAGGAGGCCGACGAAGCCCTGCGTCGCGAGAAATCGAAGAACGTCATATACCGCGCCAGCGAGAAAACCGGTGGCGAGAAGCCGATCGACCTCGTGCGCGGCACACGTCCGATCCTGATCGTGGATGAACCGCAGAGCGTGGACGGCGGTATCGATGGCCGTGGCCGCAGGGCTATGGCGCGCATGCACCCACTGTGTACCTTGCGCTACTCGGCCACCCACGTTGACAAGTACCACATGGTTTACCGTTTGGATGCTGTGGATGCCTACGAGCAGAAGCTGGTCAAGCAGATCGAGGTGGCCTCTGCCACTGTAGAGCAGGGCTTCAACCGGCCCTACGTCAAACTGCTGGGGGTGACCAACAAGCGCGGTGTCATCACTGCCACGGTCGAACTCGACGTGCAGCGCCGCACGGGGCATGTGCAACGGGAAGTGGTGGTGGTGCAGGACGGCGACGATCTGGAGCAGACGACAGGCCGCGCCCTATATACCCACCTGCGCATCGGCACGATCCGAGCGGCCAAGAAGGACGAACTGCTGGAACTGCATGTCCCCGGCGGCCAGTCATACCTGCGACTCGACGACAGTTGGGGCGGCACCGAGCCGCTGGCCATTGAGCGGGAGATGATCCGCCGCACGATCAAGGAACACTTCGACAAAGAGAAGCGCCTGCGTCCGATGGGCATCAAGGTGTTGAGCCTGTTCTTCATTGACGCAGTGGACAAATACCGTCAGTACGACGCCCAGGGGCAAGCGCACAAGGGCGTCTACGCGACGATCTTCGAAGAGGAATACCGCCGCCTGGCCGGACATCCGGACTACCGCGAGTTGTTTCCTGGCGTGGACCTGAGCGTGGCGGCGGACGAGGTCCACAACGGCTACTTCTCGATCGACAAGAAGAAGGTCGGCGGCAAGTCGGTGGAAGTCTTCAAGGACACCCGAGGTGATACCGCGACCGACAACGACACCTATCAACTGATCATGCGCGACAAGGAGCGGCTGCTCAGCTTCGCGTCGCCGCTGAAATTCATCTTCAGCCACTCGGCGCTGAAGGAAGGCTGGGACAACCCCAACGTCTTCCAGATCTGCAATTTCAGCACCCGAGAGACGGAACGCTGGCGCCGCCAGACCATTGGCCGCGGCCTGCGCCTGTGTGTGAACCAGGAGGGCCAGCGCCTGCGCGGCTTCGATGTCAACACGCTGACGGTGATCGCCAACGAGAGCTACCAGCAGTTCGCGGACAGCCTGCAGAAGGAGATCGAGGCCGACGGATTCCAATTCGGTGTCGTGCCAGACCACCTGTTCGCCGGAGTATCGGTGCTGCAGCCTGGAGGAACCCAGCAACCGCTCGGGTTCGATGCGTCCAAGATGCTGACGGAGCACCTGCGCAAGCTGAAGATGATTGATGCCAAGGGCAAGGTACAAGACAGCCTGCGGCAAGCCATCAAGGCGGGAGTGCTGTCGCTACCGCCGGAGGTCGAAGCACAGCGCAGCCAGATTCTGGAGATGTTGCGCAAGGTCACTGGCAAGCTGGAGATCAGGAATGCCGATGAGAGGCGCTCGGTGCCGGTGCGCCGAGCTGTGCTCGACAGCCCTGAATTCAAGGCACTTTGGGATCGGGTCAAGTACAAGACCACCTACCGCGTCGAATTCGATAACGACAAGCTCGTCCGCGACTGCACCTATGCGATTTCACAAGCTGCACCCGTCAGCAAGACCCGACTGCAATGGCGCAAGGCCGGTATGGAGATCGGGGAGGCTGGCGTGACAGCCGTGGAGCGCAAAGGCTCGGAGTTGGTGGTGCTCCACGACAGCGACATCGAGCTGCCTGACCTGCTGACCGAATTGCAGAACCGCACCCAGCTCACCCGCCGCAGCATCGCCAAGATGCTCGTGGACAGCGGACGCCTGGACGACTTCAAGCGCAACCCGCAGCAGTTCATCGAAACCGTGGCCGACGCGATCAACCGCTGCAAGCGGCTTGCTCTGGTCGATGGAATTCGCTACGTGCGCTTGGGTGACGCGCACTACTACGCGCAGACCTTGTTCGAGAAAGAAGAGCTAACCGGCTACTTGCGGAACTTGGTGAGCGACACCGAGAAATCGGTCTATCAGTCCGTGGTCTGCGACTCGAATACCGAGCGGGACTTCGCCGAGGAGCTGGAGCGCAACAGCGACATCAAGGTCTACGCCAAGCTGCCGGGCTGGTTCAAGGTTCCGACCCCGCTGGGCAGCTACAACCCGGATTGGGCTGTGCTGGTCACGACGCCCGAAGGTGATCGCTTGTACTTTGTCGTGGAAACGAAAAGCACGCTCGACGGATTCGACCATCGGCGTGATGAGGCGGCCAAGATGGACTGCGGTGCGGCGCACTTCAAGGCGCTGAAGGAGATGAATGAGTCACCGGCCGTCTACGGCAAGTTCTCCAGTGTGAGTGGGCTCATTCAGCAGGTGCAGTCTTCTGTAGGTGATCAACAAAGTTGA
- the hsdR gene encoding type I restriction-modification system endonuclease, which produces MTGPSNFAFLVEHSTLLADLGATAERLYPFDPSSCVLKLRLLAEAITRDIAARVGVALVQPTQAELLRAVDARLGMDAQVRQLFHLLRRTGNAAAHEVQHGIGYREGLEALRVARELAVWFHRTFGSNPSFQPGPFRLPDDPSQKLATLQQQLEQLRGELSDAQTAQTQQAQLTRLLEAQAEQERTMARHAQEENAVYQQLAEEASQRYASLQAEFESRLNAQAQRTTQPVGGETLAGYSRRAAEAATHLQMDEATTRLVIDLQLIEAGWDADTTRLTHASGARPERGRYKAIAEWPMGGRQSADYLLFAGLTPIAVVEAKRQNIQVAGKIGQAERYARSHTPEAHQPTAWQQEGRTEPWPDGQGAHFHIPFVYSSNGRPQVKQLAEVSGTWFRDVRAPSNTARSLPGFHSPQGLLDLLQRSREEAETRLQAEPYGYLQLRDYQVRAIGAVEAALADHRRNCLLAMATGTGKTRTIIGLVYRLLKAERFKRILFLVDRTALGQQAQDAFNEAPLESNQPLSKIYNIAELGDMAAEAETRVQVATVQAMVKRLFGSDNPPPVDTYDCLIVDEAHRGYTLDQEMTEGELALRDHAQYLSSYRRVLDYFDAVRIGLTATPARHTTEIFGKPIFTYSYREAVAEDWLIDHEPPIRYQTLLSQKGIHFDKGEQVEVLHLDTGEIEAAELDDELDFQIESFNRKVISEHFNRVICEQLAQEIDPFSAEKTLIFCATDAHADMVKRLLDEAFRAVYQDDYNEAAVRKITGASDKVEQRIRRYKNDALPSIAITVDLLTTGIDVPAICHLVFMRRVKSRILYEQMIGRATRRCDDIGKTVFRIYDPVDLYAALDPVNTMQPLVKDPNVTLAQLVEELRNPASLALPGSQPERSHAHDVLDQLGQKLMRVLRTARHQAEQPTEKGAKLKARLEALEQQWGVPPEKLHQHLHSLGPQPAAEFLGQHAGLLNQLAEVRVLMGSAYGPILSDHADELVAREQSWGAYAKPEDYLDSFTRFVREQVNQSVALAVVVNRPKDLTREQLREVRLLLDANGYSEAQLKSAWRNRSQVEIAASIVGYIRQAALGEALLPFEQRVAQAMQRVYGLRTWTPVQRKWLERLAKQLTHEVVIDAAFVNRAFAEQGGQRGLDRQLGGGLTQVMDALAEHLWPQAA; this is translated from the coding sequence ATGACGGGTCCGAGCAACTTCGCATTCCTGGTCGAGCACTCGACGCTGCTGGCCGATCTCGGCGCCACGGCCGAGCGGCTCTACCCGTTCGACCCGTCGAGCTGCGTGCTCAAGCTGCGCCTGCTGGCCGAAGCCATCACCCGTGACATCGCCGCCCGTGTCGGCGTGGCTCTCGTGCAGCCGACCCAGGCCGAACTGCTGCGCGCCGTGGATGCCCGGCTGGGCATGGACGCCCAGGTGCGCCAGCTCTTCCACCTGCTGCGCCGCACCGGCAACGCCGCCGCACACGAGGTGCAGCACGGCATTGGCTACCGCGAAGGACTGGAAGCCCTGCGCGTGGCGCGGGAGTTGGCCGTCTGGTTCCACCGCACCTTCGGCTCGAATCCGTCGTTCCAGCCCGGCCCCTTCCGCCTGCCGGACGACCCCAGCCAGAAGCTGGCCACGCTGCAGCAGCAACTGGAGCAATTGCGCGGCGAGCTGTCCGACGCCCAGACCGCACAGACCCAGCAGGCACAGCTCACCCGGCTCCTCGAAGCCCAGGCCGAGCAGGAACGCACCATGGCGCGCCACGCCCAGGAAGAAAACGCCGTCTATCAGCAGCTCGCCGAAGAAGCCAGCCAGCGCTATGCCTCGCTGCAAGCGGAATTCGAGTCCCGCCTGAACGCCCAGGCGCAGCGCACCACCCAGCCCGTAGGCGGCGAGACCCTAGCCGGATATTCCCGCCGCGCCGCCGAAGCCGCCACCCATCTGCAGATGGATGAGGCCACCACCCGGCTCGTCATCGACCTGCAGTTGATTGAAGCGGGCTGGGACGCCGACACCACCCGACTCACCCACGCCAGCGGCGCCCGACCGGAGCGCGGCCGGTACAAGGCGATTGCGGAATGGCCCATGGGCGGCCGGCAATCGGCCGACTACCTCCTGTTCGCTGGTCTGACGCCGATCGCCGTGGTCGAGGCCAAGCGCCAGAACATCCAGGTCGCCGGCAAGATCGGGCAGGCCGAACGCTACGCCCGCAGCCACACGCCCGAGGCCCATCAGCCGACCGCCTGGCAGCAGGAAGGACGCACCGAGCCCTGGCCGGACGGTCAGGGCGCGCACTTCCACATCCCCTTCGTCTATTCGAGCAACGGCCGACCCCAGGTCAAGCAGTTGGCCGAGGTCAGCGGCACCTGGTTCCGTGATGTGCGGGCACCGTCGAACACGGCTCGCTCACTCCCGGGCTTCCACTCGCCCCAAGGGTTGCTTGATCTGCTGCAGCGCAGCCGGGAGGAGGCGGAAACGCGCTTGCAGGCCGAGCCCTACGGTTACCTGCAACTGCGCGACTACCAGGTGCGCGCCATCGGCGCCGTCGAAGCGGCGCTGGCCGACCACCGCCGCAACTGCCTGCTGGCGATGGCCACTGGCACCGGCAAGACGCGCACGATCATCGGGCTGGTCTACCGGCTGCTCAAGGCCGAGCGCTTCAAGCGCATCCTCTTCCTCGTGGACCGCACGGCGCTGGGACAGCAGGCCCAGGACGCCTTCAACGAAGCCCCGCTGGAATCGAACCAGCCGCTCAGCAAGATCTACAACATCGCCGAGCTGGGCGACATGGCCGCCGAGGCGGAAACCCGGGTCCAGGTCGCCACCGTGCAGGCGATGGTCAAGCGCCTGTTCGGCAGCGACAACCCGCCCCCGGTGGACACCTACGACTGCCTGATCGTGGACGAGGCCCACCGCGGCTACACGCTTGACCAGGAGATGACCGAGGGCGAGCTGGCCCTGCGCGACCACGCCCAGTACCTGTCGAGCTACCGGCGCGTGCTCGACTACTTCGACGCCGTGCGCATCGGCCTGACCGCCACCCCGGCGCGCCACACGACCGAGATCTTCGGCAAGCCGATCTTCACCTACTCCTACCGCGAGGCCGTGGCCGAAGACTGGCTGATCGACCACGAGCCGCCCATCCGCTACCAGACCCTGCTCAGCCAGAAGGGCATCCACTTCGACAAGGGCGAACAGGTCGAGGTGCTGCACCTGGACACTGGCGAGATCGAGGCCGCCGAACTCGACGATGAACTCGACTTCCAGATCGAGAGCTTCAACCGCAAGGTCATCAGCGAACACTTCAACCGCGTCATCTGCGAACAGCTCGCCCAGGAGATCGACCCCTTCAGCGCCGAGAAGACGCTGATCTTCTGCGCCACCGACGCCCACGCCGACATGGTCAAGCGGCTGCTCGACGAGGCGTTCCGGGCCGTCTACCAGGACGACTACAACGAGGCCGCGGTGCGCAAGATCACAGGTGCGAGCGACAAGGTCGAGCAGCGCATCCGCCGCTACAAGAACGACGCGCTGCCCAGCATCGCCATCACCGTCGATCTGCTGACCACCGGCATCGACGTGCCGGCCATCTGCCATCTGGTGTTCATGCGGCGGGTGAAGAGCCGCATCCTGTACGAGCAGATGATCGGCCGGGCCACGCGGCGCTGTGACGACATCGGCAAGACCGTGTTCCGCATCTACGACCCGGTCGATCTCTATGCGGCGCTGGACCCGGTCAACACCATGCAGCCGCTGGTCAAGGATCCGAACGTCACGCTGGCGCAACTGGTCGAGGAGCTGCGCAACCCGGCCAGTCTGGCGCTGCCCGGCAGCCAGCCCGAGCGCAGCCATGCGCATGATGTGCTCGACCAGCTCGGCCAGAAGCTCATGCGCGTGCTGCGCACCGCCCGCCACCAGGCGGAGCAGCCGACCGAGAAGGGCGCCAAGCTCAAGGCCCGGCTGGAGGCACTGGAGCAGCAATGGGGCGTACCGCCGGAGAAGCTGCACCAGCATCTGCACAGCCTGGGGCCACAGCCCGCGGCCGAATTCTTGGGCCAGCACGCAGGGCTGCTGAACCAGCTCGCCGAGGTGCGCGTGCTGATGGGCTCGGCCTACGGTCCCATCCTGTCCGACCATGCCGACGAGCTGGTCGCGCGGGAGCAGAGCTGGGGTGCCTACGCCAAGCCGGAGGACTATCTGGACAGCTTCACCCGCTTCGTGCGCGAGCAGGTCAACCAGTCGGTGGCGCTGGCGGTGGTGGTCAACCGGCCGAAGGATCTGACCCGCGAGCAACTGCGCGAGGTGCGGCTGCTGCTGGACGCCAACGGCTACAGCGAGGCGCAACTGAAGTCGGCGTGGCGCAACCGCAGTCAGGTGGAGATCGCCGCCAGCATCGTCGGCTACATCCGGCAGGCTGCCTTGGGCGAGGCGCTGCTGCCCTTCGAGCAGCGGGTCGCGCAGGCCATGCAGCGGGTCTACGGCCTGCGCACCTGGACGCCGGTGCAGCGCAAGTGGCTGGAGCGGCTGGCCAAGCAGCTCACGCACGAGGTCGTGATCGACGCGGCCTTCGTCAACCGGGCCTTTGCCGAGCAAGGCGGGCAGCGCGGGCTGGATCGCCAGCTTGGTGGCGGCTTGACGCAGGTGATGGACGCGCTGGCCGAGCATCTCTGGCCTCAGGCGGCCTGA
- a CDS encoding N-6 DNA methylase, which yields MTQNDIVQKLWNLCDVLRDDGINYSDYVTELVLLLFIKMEQENADNGVLQAHKLPEFARWKTLLGLSGLNLLNHYRSTLLQLSQSTDPLIAAIYADAQTRLKEARHLEQLIKSLEGIDWFSAAKDGLGDLYEGLLEKNASETKSGAGQYFTPRPLIDSIVHLMQPQPGETIQDPVLIPSIDAT from the coding sequence ATGACCCAGAACGACATCGTCCAGAAGCTGTGGAACCTCTGCGACGTGCTGCGCGACGACGGCATCAACTACAGCGACTACGTGACCGAGCTGGTGCTGCTGCTGTTCATCAAGATGGAGCAGGAGAACGCGGACAACGGCGTGCTGCAGGCGCACAAGCTGCCGGAGTTCGCACGCTGGAAGACGCTGCTGGGCCTGAGCGGGCTGAACCTGCTGAACCACTACCGCAGCACGCTGCTGCAGTTGAGCCAGAGCACCGATCCGTTGATCGCCGCGATCTACGCCGACGCGCAGACCCGGCTGAAGGAAGCGCGGCATCTGGAGCAGCTCATCAAAAGCCTGGAGGGCATCGACTGGTTCAGCGCGGCCAAGGACGGGCTGGGCGATCTGTACGAAGGGCTGCTGGAGAAGAACGCCAGCGAGACCAAGAGCGGGGCGGGCCAGTATTTCACCCCCCGGCCGCTGATCGACAGCATCGTCCACCTGATGCAGCCGCAGCCGGGCGAGACGATCCAGGATCCGGTGTTAATTCCATCAATTGATGCGACTTAA
- a CDS encoding ATP-binding domain-containing protein, with translation MSDARDRAYSQAELTILEGVIDYADRMIHEERHLDVRGGMADATGVSLPPSTAPLYNQLRRHAYAKTVVIDTARKGRIEIRLSTTEATYPNAASGYCTPHNPIGRLVVTLSPNDEGENKIWGEYTVAEVRSFDRYAGQKFEPNVRNFLQMSFEGDNGKGNVTDLRGFVQAKRSRTRKKIASDTPLAAPPPAPADAPISPGAIFPPRAIVARPPVAPLPSVRITQLSIAEECDALDTGFDIDDAEWSAGEVDNQPEDYFGLNERFLTHQTMEQNQVISRSPFGAMFVQGIAGSGKTSAALGRTKMLTTFNMNQVFDEASFRDVVGDDQAYWAKQYAGQFSQDSCVGFVRTGELIQYLEETCRRIELQHLPILEYKELQTRLRDHRRITHSDIAGRRWSGFAGVRGEHVSTRMVWLHAADQAIGRLIGRRLLDVLPSAEELTEPFEPDARDKVRRVTGIALDELRRELRDIASDLLLPPRGDRFTTDRLASRLTAKVDNVRKRVMGTKVIWTRIDGKILFASDEQALAQQLVELKTALYFRPAQRLVFLGADGLIDKSLELITTAGEPVAWSDNVRTQMSRYQVIVREPSGKCFHAVPSDANHLYLRLLPESSERVLVPVAGELHRLPLARGWGRQKLALRGAEDDQSADGISLENSAQKTMTPESIFMHVVQQRLLQPLANIADTYLAALQEFPDAFPDAELVSSVRLQLEKFRLADADIDTMLCLAHLVGRDFRSGNRRWPQLQEPVFFQAVFVDEVQDFTEQQVFLMVEQANPAYRAVTVAGDLAQKLHHGNSIDLTACFPGQSIPNIQLTENLRQSDRPGIALFSACFRAVMQGGSQPSEKLTSASRLQGDALVMPRFKTCTTDEEVDARILEELSQTQRYQTAAILFSTAAEASRVFKRLENNLKEQLIDAKLSEKVDLARRYIRHFADVANAKGLEFDVVVLVGVDGYDLARVSDINRLYVGVTRARQRLTILNHRKTLAAPWSRVLSLYQACLGVS, from the coding sequence ATGAGTGACGCCAGAGACCGAGCATACAGCCAAGCCGAATTGACTATTCTTGAAGGCGTCATTGATTATGCGGATCGAATGATTCATGAGGAACGGCACCTTGATGTGCGTGGAGGAATGGCCGACGCAACTGGAGTCAGTCTTCCACCGTCCACCGCACCTCTTTACAACCAACTACGCCGTCATGCTTATGCCAAGACTGTCGTCATCGACACGGCACGGAAAGGGCGCATTGAAATCCGGCTGAGTACCACGGAAGCAACATACCCCAATGCAGCGTCAGGGTACTGTACCCCTCATAACCCGATCGGCCGTCTCGTTGTTACCTTAAGTCCGAATGATGAAGGTGAAAATAAGATTTGGGGAGAGTACACCGTTGCCGAGGTGCGTTCATTCGATCGCTATGCCGGACAAAAATTTGAACCCAATGTACGCAATTTCCTGCAAATGTCGTTTGAAGGAGATAACGGCAAAGGCAACGTCACAGATTTGCGAGGATTTGTCCAGGCGAAGCGATCCCGCACGCGAAAAAAAATAGCTTCGGATACACCACTGGCAGCGCCACCGCCGGCACCAGCAGATGCGCCTATTTCCCCTGGCGCCATTTTTCCTCCACGGGCAATCGTCGCTCGCCCTCCAGTAGCGCCGCTGCCTTCGGTGCGAATTACGCAACTCTCCATAGCGGAGGAATGCGATGCACTCGATACAGGTTTTGATATCGACGATGCAGAATGGAGTGCCGGAGAAGTTGACAATCAACCGGAAGACTATTTCGGCTTGAATGAGCGGTTTCTTACTCACCAAACTATGGAGCAGAATCAAGTCATCTCCCGATCCCCATTTGGGGCGATGTTTGTGCAGGGTATTGCCGGGTCTGGAAAAACATCCGCCGCCTTGGGAAGAACCAAGATGTTGACTACCTTCAACATGAATCAAGTTTTCGACGAAGCATCGTTTCGTGATGTCGTCGGGGATGATCAAGCCTATTGGGCAAAGCAATACGCTGGCCAATTTTCGCAAGACAGTTGTGTGGGTTTTGTACGCACGGGCGAGTTGATTCAGTATCTAGAAGAAACTTGCCGACGTATTGAACTTCAGCATTTGCCAATCCTCGAATACAAGGAGCTTCAAACACGCTTGCGTGATCATCGTCGAATTACTCATAGCGATATTGCGGGCCGGCGTTGGAGTGGGTTTGCTGGGGTCCGAGGCGAACATGTCAGCACGAGAATGGTGTGGCTGCATGCCGCCGATCAAGCAATTGGCAGACTAATTGGCCGCCGCCTGCTGGATGTGTTACCGTCGGCGGAAGAATTGACCGAACCCTTTGAACCAGATGCGCGAGACAAGGTGCGTCGAGTCACTGGAATTGCACTCGACGAATTGCGTCGAGAACTGAGGGACATCGCAAGCGATCTGCTGTTGCCGCCACGAGGTGACAGATTCACAACAGACCGCCTCGCATCACGTTTGACCGCCAAGGTTGACAACGTTCGCAAGCGAGTAATGGGTACGAAGGTAATCTGGACCCGAATAGACGGCAAAATTTTGTTTGCCAGCGACGAACAAGCCTTGGCGCAGCAGTTGGTTGAACTTAAGACGGCACTATATTTTCGGCCAGCACAGAGATTGGTTTTTCTTGGCGCTGACGGACTGATCGACAAGTCCTTGGAATTAATCACCACAGCAGGTGAACCCGTTGCTTGGTCCGATAATGTTCGTACTCAAATGTCACGATACCAGGTTATCGTTCGTGAACCGTCAGGCAAATGTTTTCACGCAGTACCTTCGGATGCCAACCATCTCTATTTGAGACTCCTGCCGGAGTCATCTGAGCGCGTCCTTGTACCAGTCGCTGGTGAGCTTCATCGACTGCCTCTTGCCCGTGGATGGGGGCGCCAAAAACTGGCGTTGCGGGGAGCAGAAGACGATCAAAGTGCAGATGGAATTTCATTGGAAAATTCCGCTCAGAAAACCATGACCCCTGAATCAATATTCATGCACGTGGTTCAGCAGCGACTTCTGCAACCATTGGCAAATATTGCCGACACTTACTTGGCAGCTTTGCAAGAATTCCCTGATGCCTTTCCTGATGCAGAGCTTGTATCTTCTGTTCGCCTTCAGTTGGAAAAATTCAGGCTTGCCGATGCTGATATTGATACAATGTTGTGCTTAGCACATCTGGTTGGACGAGATTTTCGTTCGGGTAACAGGCGGTGGCCGCAGTTACAAGAGCCTGTTTTCTTTCAGGCGGTTTTTGTCGATGAGGTACAGGATTTCACGGAGCAGCAAGTCTTTCTCATGGTCGAGCAGGCTAATCCGGCTTATCGTGCTGTGACCGTTGCTGGTGACTTGGCTCAGAAACTGCATCACGGGAACAGTATTGATTTGACTGCGTGTTTCCCCGGTCAGTCCATACCGAATATTCAATTGACCGAAAATCTGCGGCAGTCTGACAGACCAGGTATTGCGCTGTTCAGTGCTTGCTTTCGCGCAGTGATGCAAGGAGGATCTCAGCCCTCCGAAAAACTGACTTCAGCTAGCCGTCTTCAGGGCGATGCCTTAGTCATGCCGCGCTTCAAGACCTGCACCACGGACGAAGAAGTGGATGCACGGATCCTCGAAGAACTGTCACAGACTCAACGGTACCAAACGGCGGCCATTCTTTTCTCGACAGCCGCTGAAGCATCGAGGGTTTTCAAGCGGCTGGAGAATAACCTAAAAGAACAGTTGATTGATGCGAAATTATCAGAAAAGGTTGATTTGGCACGTCGTTATATCCGGCATTTTGCCGATGTGGCTAATGCGAAGGGGTTAGAGTTTGATGTAGTCGTATTGGTGGGTGTGGATGGGTACGATCTTGCACGCGTGTCTGACATCAATCGGCTCTATGTGGGTGTCACCCGAGCGCGCCAACGGCTGACCATACTCAACCACCGCAAGACGCTGGCGGCGCCTTGGTCCCGCGTGCTGTCGCTCTATCAGGCTTGCCTTGGCGTGTCCTGA